A section of the Sedimentisphaera cyanobacteriorum genome encodes:
- a CDS encoding sialidase family protein, translated as MIVQKRALIIALLAVFCSVQPAEAGVLTPPENIIKASSKDYPNVKTRHFQGISSLAVSPEGRIWVTWYGGPTPSEDKNNYAVLATSGDNGKTWQELMVVDPDGPGQLRAYDPQVWLDPQGSLWWFWAQAVAYGDRAQTWAMAAENPDDKAAGWSEPFHIAQGVIMGKPTVLKNGDWLMPVSDWAGRISRSPNAATAAAYISESEWAGESFTLLGTALVPIKDRSFDEHMIVEKKDGSLWLLARTKYGIGESFSEDGGKTWSRVSPSDIKHPSARFFIRRLNSGNLLLVKHGPINEKTGRRDLMAFISEDDGKTWQGGLMLDERKKVSYPDGQQTSDGKIYITYDCDRYGEKKILMAVFTEKDALAGEAVTEDVRLRVVISKNPSPKPYEPALPEPAAPYAADKFDFDDNSNESPVNFSRPAEVKPVDGGDIDTLEIGARIWSNRKYVFSVLPEKIKGKKFIRSKIEKSKAKAESQGYVYVIGKQKAIEEELLKQGFEKTDIPQFIPFAVKGQGSYYRYDTVSVYQKYVEKGDTIEYGKWGITLVSRS; from the coding sequence AGCCTTAATAATTGCATTATTAGCCGTTTTCTGTTCGGTTCAGCCGGCAGAAGCGGGAGTTTTAACCCCGCCGGAAAACATAATCAAGGCCTCCAGCAAGGATTATCCGAATGTTAAAACAAGGCATTTTCAAGGGATCTCAAGTTTGGCGGTTAGCCCGGAAGGCAGAATCTGGGTTACATGGTACGGCGGCCCAACGCCGTCCGAGGACAAAAATAATTATGCTGTATTGGCCACCAGCGGCGATAACGGCAAAACCTGGCAGGAGCTTATGGTTGTTGACCCCGACGGGCCTGGTCAGCTTAGAGCTTATGATCCTCAGGTTTGGTTAGACCCGCAAGGAAGTCTTTGGTGGTTTTGGGCTCAGGCTGTCGCCTACGGGGACAGGGCGCAGACTTGGGCAATGGCTGCCGAAAATCCGGACGATAAGGCCGCGGGCTGGTCAGAACCGTTTCATATTGCCCAAGGGGTGATTATGGGCAAGCCGACTGTTCTGAAAAACGGCGACTGGCTTATGCCTGTAAGTGATTGGGCAGGTCGAATAAGCCGTTCTCCAAATGCTGCTACGGCAGCTGCGTATATATCAGAAAGCGAATGGGCAGGTGAGAGCTTTACCCTACTCGGTACAGCTTTGGTTCCCATAAAAGACCGAAGCTTTGATGAGCATATGATAGTTGAAAAGAAGGATGGAAGCCTTTGGCTGCTCGCTCGAACAAAGTACGGCATAGGCGAAAGTTTTTCCGAGGATGGCGGTAAAACATGGAGCAGGGTTTCGCCATCGGATATAAAGCATCCCTCAGCAAGATTTTTTATCCGCCGCCTGAATTCCGGAAATCTGCTGCTCGTTAAGCACGGCCCGATAAACGAAAAAACAGGACGCAGAGATTTAATGGCATTCATCTCTGAAGATGACGGAAAAACCTGGCAGGGCGGCCTTATGCTTGACGAAAGAAAGAAGGTGTCCTACCCGGACGGCCAGCAAACCTCAGACGGCAAGATCTATATCACCTATGACTGCGACAGATACGGAGAAAAGAAAATCCTTATGGCCGTGTTTACTGAAAAGGACGCCTTGGCGGGCGAGGCCGTAACAGAGGATGTGCGTTTGAGGGTTGTTATCAGTAAAAACCCGTCTCCAAAGCCTTATGAGCCTGCTTTGCCGGAGCCTGCTGCTCCGTACGCTGCTGACAAATTCGACTTTGATGACAATTCGAATGAATCCCCAGTCAATTTTTCCCGTCCGGCTGAGGTCAAGCCTGTTGACGGAGGGGATATTGATACACTCGAAATCGGAGCGAGGATTTGGTCTAACCGCAAGTATGTATTCAGCGTTCTTCCTGAGAAGATAAAGGGCAAGAAGTTCATCCGCTCAAAGATCGAAAAGAGCAAGGCCAAGGCAGAATCGCAGGGATACGTCTATGTTATCGGCAAACAGAAGGCAATTGAAGAAGAATTATTGAAACAGGGTTTTGAAAAGACCGACATCCCTCAGTTCATCCCGTTTGCAGTAAAAGGCCAGGGCAGTTATTACCGTTATGATACCGTTTCAGTGTATCAAAAGTACGTTGAAAAAGGCGATACAATTGAATACGGGAAATGGGGCATAACCTT